In Bos taurus isolate L1 Dominette 01449 registration number 42190680 breed Hereford chromosome 9, ARS-UCD2.0, whole genome shotgun sequence, a single genomic region encodes these proteins:
- the SF3B5 gene encoding splicing factor 3B subunit 5, whose product MTDRYTIHSQLEHLQSKYIGTGHADTTKWEWLVNQHRDSYCSYMGHFDLLNYFAIAENESKARVRFNLMEKMLQPCGPPADKPEEN is encoded by the coding sequence ATGACGGACCGCTACACCATTCACAGCCAGCTAGAGCATCTGCAGTCCAAGTACATCGGCACCGGCCACGCGGACACCACGAAGTGGGAATGGCTGGTGAACCAGCACCGCGACTCCTACTGCTCCTACATGGGCCACTTCGATCTTCTCAACTACTTCGCCATTGCCGAGAATGAGAGCAAAGCGCGAGTCCGCTTCAACTTGATGGAGAAGATGCTGCAGCCTTGCGGCCCACCAGCCGACAAGCCGGAGGAGAACTGA